In Halobaculum limi, one DNA window encodes the following:
- a CDS encoding ABC transporter ATP-binding protein → MGLSADVRATFTADGAESFVVDAAIEVDRGESLVVLGPSGSGKSLLLETIAGFHDHGGSVTLDGTAIHDRSPEDRGFGFVFQDYALFPHLTVAENAAYGTRYRDDVRDPEALLAELGVADLADRYPPTLSGGEKQRVALARALAVRPEVMLLDEPLAALDVPTRQALRDDLAAVLDDVTTVYVTHNRTTARAVGDRIAVMRDGEIVQSGTPEAVFDRPSCPMVAAFTGSNVVAAAALRDAVDLPADAETAAVRPEHVRIDGDGSLHGTVRRVVREDAAYRVLVDLDAAAPTVEMPTNALTDGGDARLSLFSDDPPATDDAVRLSISADRVSTYGVADK, encoded by the coding sequence ATGGGCCTCTCGGCCGACGTGCGGGCGACGTTCACCGCCGACGGCGCGGAGTCGTTCGTCGTCGACGCCGCAATCGAGGTCGACCGCGGCGAGAGCCTCGTCGTCCTCGGCCCCAGTGGGAGTGGCAAGTCGCTGTTGCTGGAGACGATCGCGGGCTTTCACGACCACGGGGGGTCGGTGACGCTCGACGGTACCGCGATTCACGACCGGAGCCCGGAGGACCGCGGCTTCGGCTTCGTCTTCCAAGATTACGCGCTGTTCCCCCACCTCACGGTCGCGGAGAACGCGGCCTACGGCACGCGCTACCGCGACGACGTCCGCGACCCCGAGGCGCTCCTCGCGGAACTGGGTGTGGCCGACCTCGCGGATCGGTACCCGCCGACGCTGTCGGGCGGCGAGAAACAGCGGGTGGCGCTCGCGCGGGCGCTGGCGGTCCGGCCCGAAGTGATGCTCCTCGACGAACCGCTGGCGGCGCTCGACGTGCCGACGCGACAGGCGCTTCGCGACGACCTCGCGGCAGTCCTCGACGACGTGACCACGGTGTACGTCACGCACAACCGCACGACGGCGCGAGCAGTCGGCGACCGCATCGCCGTGATGCGCGACGGAGAAATCGTCCAGAGCGGGACGCCCGAAGCCGTGTTCGATCGCCCCTCTTGCCCGATGGTCGCCGCCTTCACCGGGTCGAACGTCGTCGCCGCCGCCGCCCTTCGCGATGCCGTCGACCTCCCCGCTGACGCCGAGACCGCCGCCGTTCGACCCGAACACGTTCGCATCGACGGCGACGGCTCCCTCCACGGAACAGTTCGGCGCGTCGTCCGCGAGGACGCCGCCTACCGCGTCCTCGTCGACCTCGACGCGGCCGCGCCGACCGTCGAGATGCCCACGAACGCCCTTACCGACGGCGGCGACGCCCGTCTCTCGCTGTTTAGCGACGACCCGCCCGCGACGGACGACGCCGTCCGGCTGTCGATTTCTGCAGACCGCGTCTCGACGTACGGCGTCGCCGACAAGTAA
- a CDS encoding extracellular solute-binding protein codes for MTKQRSDGTPRAVNRRSFLAATGASAAALGLAGCMGSGGGGSETGSGGGGSGGSSGSDDTSGSGGSSLEDSMTIFHAGSLAPPFSEAEPGFEEEYGVDVTREAQGSVASTQKITQQGRSADVLGTSDFRLIRNRILPDFGDWYAIFTTNSMSIQYREDSPGADDISADNWWEVLTRDDVTIGHSDPAVDPGGYRAVMTQQLGAEEFDGERLYDDATYQQLRENSVVPTGTETNLEGQLESGELDYVFYYQSISASSGLPYVDLQPEVDLSQASSEYAEHYAKAEVETDSGTFTGAPIAYGITVPGVAESPNAGAKWVEYFATDAGRQVLTDLGLVPVDPIVVPAASEDAVPDNVLDVASAQDTLGPLEL; via the coding sequence ATGACGAAACAACGATCGGATGGCACGCCTCGGGCAGTGAACCGGCGGTCGTTCCTGGCGGCGACGGGCGCGAGTGCGGCGGCGCTTGGGTTGGCTGGCTGTATGGGATCGGGCGGTGGCGGCTCTGAGACGGGGTCCGGTGGCGGTGGGTCGGGTGGATCGAGCGGGTCCGACGACACGTCCGGGTCCGGCGGGTCGTCGCTGGAGGACTCGATGACCATCTTCCACGCGGGCAGTCTCGCGCCGCCGTTCTCGGAGGCGGAACCCGGCTTCGAGGAGGAGTACGGCGTCGACGTGACCCGCGAGGCGCAGGGGTCGGTCGCCTCGACGCAGAAGATCACCCAGCAGGGTCGCTCGGCGGACGTCCTCGGCACCTCCGACTTCCGCCTCATCCGCAACCGTATCCTCCCCGACTTCGGCGACTGGTACGCCATCTTCACGACGAACTCGATGTCGATCCAGTACCGCGAGGACTCCCCCGGCGCCGACGACATCTCGGCGGACAACTGGTGGGAGGTGCTCACCCGCGACGACGTCACCATCGGTCACTCCGACCCGGCGGTCGACCCCGGCGGCTACCGTGCGGTGATGACCCAACAACTCGGCGCCGAGGAGTTCGACGGCGAGCGCCTCTACGACGACGCGACGTACCAGCAACTCCGCGAGAACTCGGTCGTCCCGACGGGCACCGAGACGAATTTAGAGGGCCAGTTGGAGTCGGGGGAACTCGACTACGTGTTCTACTACCAGTCCATCTCCGCGAGTTCGGGCCTCCCGTACGTTGACCTCCAACCGGAGGTCGACCTCTCGCAAGCGAGCAGCGAGTACGCTGAACACTACGCGAAGGCGGAAGTCGAGACGGACTCGGGGACGTTCACGGGCGCGCCTATCGCCTACGGCATCACGGTGCCGGGCGTCGCGGAGTCGCCCAACGCGGGCGCGAAGTGGGTGGAGTACTTCGCGACCGACGCCGGACGGCAGGTACTGACCGACCTCGGTCTCGTCCCGGTCGACCCCATCGTCGTCCCCGCCGCCAGCGAGGACGCCGTCCCGGACAACGTCCTCGACGTCGCGAGCGCACAGGACACGCTCGGACCGCTCGAACTGTAA
- a CDS encoding DUF7384 family protein, which translates to METWASLFERATAVAVDAADVTAALAERRDREVEASDSDDSADAPAASERPEPSPARVVADADVLAADLLVGGPAREALDGPRAHSWVTLVASDALLDDAEAVVATLADSTLAADWRERIEAWRESVAQPRGDHPALASAYRGGAMHVLSLDDRLTAAGTAAGLNDRFPVSVREPQAFAALFDAERLYPEVGGGEYPGPDRDPRE; encoded by the coding sequence ATGGAGACGTGGGCCAGCCTGTTCGAGCGAGCGACCGCGGTCGCCGTCGACGCCGCCGACGTGACCGCGGCGTTGGCGGAACGACGGGACCGCGAGGTCGAGGCGTCGGATTCGGACGACTCTGCGGACGCGCCTGCCGCGAGCGAGCGACCCGAGCCGTCACCGGCGCGGGTCGTCGCCGACGCGGACGTCCTCGCGGCCGACCTCCTCGTCGGCGGGCCCGCACGCGAGGCACTCGACGGCCCGCGAGCGCACTCGTGGGTCACGCTCGTCGCCAGCGACGCCCTCCTCGACGACGCGGAGGCGGTCGTCGCGACGCTCGCGGACTCGACACTCGCGGCCGACTGGCGCGAACGGATCGAGGCGTGGCGCGAGTCAGTCGCACAACCGCGGGGAGACCACCCGGCGCTGGCGTCGGCGTACCGTGGTGGTGCGATGCACGTCCTCTCGCTGGACGACCGCCTGACGGCCGCCGGGACCGCCGCGGGACTCAACGACCGCTTCCCCGTCAGCGTCCGAGAGCCGCAGGCGTTCGCTGCGCTGTTCGACGCCGAGCGACTGTACCCGGAGGTCGGCGGTGGCGAGTATCCGGGCCCCGACCGCGATCCGCGAGAATAA
- a CDS encoding glycoside hydrolase family 68 protein encodes MSPPHDSDAAALDSEAIRRDTPAWTREQASGLARVADAVKPVIYPPEDPVSDEVYLWDTWFLRERDGSLAEVGGYRVAFALTAPRDLLPGKRHDVATIRCFYSADGRSWESAGPVFEGSEPLGSRQWAGCALWDPDGTGPSDLYCYYTAAGEAGEEDLSYTQHLAVGTGGTLVADDDGLSVEGTFTHESLLRPDGVRYETEDQSRGMIYTFRDPWFFTDPATGETHLLFEANIPVPEGSEACEGDPVNQEFNGAIGIADSPTGDPTEWELRDPLLHSTCVNQELERPHLVVRDGNYYLFVSSHEHTFTPDIEGFDALYGFVADSLHGDYRPLNDTGLVLTNPANAPFQTYSWLAFSHAEELLVTSFFNYYDLEGRSLDDVADLPPEEQFRRFGGTLAPTIRIELDGDRTRVLGKLKHGHIPLPHEALPDLPPRSRGGRRGGYR; translated from the coding sequence ATGTCACCGCCACACGACTCCGACGCCGCTGCCTTGGATTCCGAGGCGATTCGTCGGGATACGCCCGCGTGGACGCGGGAGCAGGCGAGCGGTCTCGCTCGCGTCGCCGACGCGGTCAAGCCGGTCATCTACCCGCCCGAAGACCCGGTCAGCGACGAAGTGTACCTCTGGGACACCTGGTTCCTGCGCGAACGCGACGGGTCGCTCGCAGAGGTCGGCGGCTACCGCGTCGCCTTCGCGCTGACCGCGCCGCGTGACCTCCTGCCGGGCAAGCGCCACGACGTGGCGACGATCCGCTGTTTCTACTCCGCCGACGGCCGCTCGTGGGAGTCGGCCGGCCCGGTCTTCGAGGGAAGCGAACCGCTCGGGTCGCGCCAGTGGGCAGGCTGTGCCTTGTGGGACCCCGACGGCACCGGCCCCTCGGATCTGTACTGCTACTACACCGCCGCCGGCGAGGCGGGCGAAGAGGATCTGAGTTACACTCAGCACCTCGCCGTCGGAACCGGCGGAACCCTCGTCGCCGACGACGACGGCCTCTCAGTCGAAGGGACGTTCACCCACGAGTCGCTCCTCCGGCCCGACGGCGTCCGCTACGAGACGGAGGACCAGTCGCGCGGGATGATCTACACCTTCCGCGACCCGTGGTTCTTCACCGACCCCGCGACCGGCGAGACGCACCTGCTGTTCGAGGCGAACATCCCCGTCCCCGAGGGGAGCGAGGCCTGCGAGGGCGACCCCGTCAACCAGGAGTTCAATGGCGCAATCGGTATCGCCGACTCGCCGACGGGCGACCCGACCGAGTGGGAACTGCGCGACCCCCTCCTCCACTCGACGTGCGTGAACCAGGAACTCGAACGCCCGCACCTCGTCGTGCGCGACGGGAACTACTACCTGTTCGTCTCCAGCCACGAGCACACGTTCACGCCCGACATTGAGGGGTTCGACGCGCTGTACGGCTTCGTCGCCGACTCCCTGCACGGCGACTACCGCCCGCTCAACGACACGGGCCTCGTCCTCACGAACCCCGCGAACGCCCCGTTCCAGACGTACTCGTGGCTCGCCTTCTCCCACGCCGAAGAACTGCTCGTCACCTCCTTCTTCAACTACTACGACCTCGAAGGGCGGAGTCTCGACGACGTCGCCGACCTCCCTCCCGAAGAGCAGTTCCGCCGGTTCGGCGGGACGCTCGCGCCGACGATCCGCATCGAACTCGACGGCGACCGGACGCGAGTGCTGGGGAAGTTGAAGCACGGCCACATCCCGCTGCCACACGAGGCGCTGCCTGACCTGCCGCCGCGGAGTCGAGGCGGGCGGCGCGGCGGGTATCGCTGA
- a CDS encoding metal-dependent hydrolase, translated as MMATTHAFVGVLVGLGTLALVPEAGPVVLAGALGGIAPDLDLLGDHRKDLHFPAYGSIAALAAVALAAAVPSPVTLAIAVFLVAAALHALSDVLGGGLELRPWEATSDRAVYEHLRGRWHAPRRWIRYDGAPEDFLVGLALALPALATLDGPGQWAIAALVGVSAVYTVGRRTLVDGGERVVAATPESVLAVVPETLIEDLR; from the coding sequence ATGATGGCGACGACGCACGCCTTCGTCGGCGTGCTGGTCGGGTTGGGGACGCTCGCACTCGTGCCCGAGGCGGGGCCCGTCGTCCTCGCCGGGGCGCTGGGCGGTATCGCGCCCGACCTCGACTTATTGGGCGACCACCGGAAGGACCTCCACTTCCCCGCGTACGGGAGCATCGCCGCACTCGCAGCGGTCGCGCTCGCGGCCGCGGTGCCGTCGCCGGTGACGCTCGCGATAGCCGTGTTTCTCGTCGCGGCGGCGCTGCACGCGCTGTCGGACGTCCTCGGCGGCGGCCTCGAACTTCGTCCGTGGGAGGCGACCAGCGACCGTGCCGTCTACGAGCACCTCCGTGGGCGGTGGCACGCGCCGCGCCGATGGATCAGATACGACGGCGCACCCGAGGACTTCCTGGTCGGCCTCGCGCTCGCGTTGCCCGCACTCGCGACGCTCGACGGACCGGGCCAGTGGGCTATCGCCGCGCTCGTTGGCGTGTCGGCAGTGTACACCGTCGGACGGCGGACGCTCGTCGACGGCGGCGAGCGAGTGGTCGCGGCCACGCCGGAGTCGGTGCTTGCGGTGGTGCCGGAGACGCTCATCGAGGACCTGCGGTAG
- a CDS encoding dihydrodipicolinate synthase family protein, with protein sequence MHGTGPPLVTPFDADGDLDETALRGLVAWVEDRGVDFLVPCGSNSEAELMTAEERARTVEVVADAASVPVLAGTGSPGLRETLEATDAAADAGADAALVVTPFYYGHDQETLEAYYTEVADAAEIPVYLYSVPAYTDTKLAPDTIGRLARHPNIGGMKDSSGDIQSFQRIEARTADADFDLMVGSGGVLAQALAAGGTGGVLALANIAPEATTAIYEAHEAGDDARARELTAACVELNYAVTGGYSVPGLKYAMRQRDAPAGHVRSPHRPADAEATAALDDLLADLEELLAGL encoded by the coding sequence ATGCACGGCACCGGACCGCCGCTCGTCACGCCGTTCGACGCGGACGGCGACCTCGACGAGACGGCGCTGCGCGGACTGGTTGCGTGGGTCGAAGACCGCGGCGTCGACTTCCTCGTCCCCTGTGGGTCGAACAGCGAGGCCGAACTGATGACCGCCGAGGAGCGCGCCCGAACGGTCGAAGTCGTCGCCGACGCCGCCTCCGTCCCGGTGCTCGCCGGAACCGGAAGCCCCGGCCTGCGGGAGACGTTGGAAGCCACCGACGCCGCGGCCGACGCGGGCGCCGACGCTGCGCTCGTCGTCACGCCGTTCTACTACGGGCACGACCAGGAGACGCTGGAAGCGTACTACACCGAGGTCGCAGATGCGGCCGAGATTCCGGTGTACCTCTACTCGGTGCCCGCCTACACCGACACGAAACTCGCGCCCGACACCATCGGTCGTCTCGCGCGACACCCGAACATCGGCGGGATGAAAGACTCCTCGGGTGACATCCAGTCGTTCCAACGCATCGAGGCCCGCACCGCAGACGCCGACTTCGACCTGATGGTCGGATCGGGCGGCGTCCTCGCGCAGGCACTCGCGGCGGGCGGCACCGGCGGCGTCCTCGCGCTGGCGAACATCGCGCCCGAGGCGACGACGGCCATCTACGAGGCGCACGAGGCGGGCGACGACGCCCGTGCCCGCGAGTTGACGGCCGCCTGCGTCGAACTCAACTACGCCGTCACCGGCGGCTACAGCGTCCCTGGCCTGAAGTACGCGATGCGCCAGCGAGACGCACCGGCCGGCCACGTTCGGTCGCCACACCGCCCCGCAGACGCCGAGGCGACCGCCGCACTCGACGACCTCCTCGCGGACCTCGAGGAGTTACTGGCCGGCCTCTGA
- a CDS encoding TOBE domain-containing protein — translation MDREHGTASTPSEGDEGTATFEASLTADGVTFDGRDAALLRTVAATGSVSGAASELGRSRARALSRLETLEAAFGDLVERRRGGADGGGSELTPTARALLARFDRLTAALAGTAGATESVLAGRVVDRDGELAVVDTDAGTLRALAVGDPGPNSGERVQVSVRADAVTLHDPAETPSPDATSARNRCTGVATGVDRGDAVVEVRVDVGVNDPLTALVTVDSAERLGLREGSEVVASFKATATRAVGTAADADDSSEAGQ, via the coding sequence ATGGACCGGGAGCACGGGACGGCGTCGACGCCGAGCGAGGGAGACGAGGGAACCGCGACGTTCGAGGCGAGTCTGACCGCCGACGGCGTGACGTTCGACGGCCGCGACGCCGCATTGCTCCGGACGGTCGCCGCGACGGGGTCGGTCAGCGGTGCGGCCAGCGAGTTGGGCCGGTCGCGGGCACGAGCGCTATCGCGGTTGGAGACGCTGGAGGCGGCGTTCGGCGACCTCGTGGAACGTCGCCGCGGCGGCGCGGACGGCGGCGGAAGCGAGTTGACGCCGACCGCACGGGCGTTGCTCGCGCGGTTCGACCGACTGACCGCGGCGCTCGCGGGCACCGCGGGCGCGACGGAGTCCGTGCTGGCCGGGCGCGTCGTCGACCGCGACGGCGAACTCGCTGTCGTCGACACCGACGCTGGAACGCTCCGAGCGCTGGCGGTCGGCGACCCCGGTCCGAATTCGGGCGAGCGTGTGCAGGTGAGCGTCCGCGCGGACGCGGTGACACTCCACGACCCTGCGGAGACGCCGTCGCCGGACGCGACGAGCGCGAGAAATCGGTGTACGGGCGTGGCGACGGGCGTCGACCGCGGCGACGCCGTCGTCGAAGTTCGCGTCGACGTTGGCGTGAACGACCCGCTGACGGCGCTCGTGACGGTCGACAGTGCAGAGCGACTCGGCCTCCGCGAGGGGAGCGAGGTCGTCGCGTCGTTCAAAGCGACTGCGACGCGGGCGGTCGGCACCGCGGCCGACGCGGACGATTCCTCAGAGGCCGGCCAGTAA
- a CDS encoding acyltransferase has product MTKRHVSLPPEAEEGVTAFIERVDDRLSSAEDTCDVVRDTLVDLFGDRDAYERWQAGGDVTPAERVRLQGYDPCNATLESEYYAEKDEQQYKRSKHLQWLWRQFDDTPMADNIAFALQFRQMLANHLFADAGDNLRLFKGITFTYGHNIEIGDNTVVHDDVHLDDRGKLTIGDRVSISDSAHIYSHDHDVVDQTHVDNYHTIVDDDARVTYDSMIRAGCRVGKNAIVGAKSIVQGDVPDHHIAVGSPARTVRVKPGWESVADPKEDKLTNRAEERRIEYDLPDDIDVFDEFQRDLTPPDGVDAPGSDN; this is encoded by the coding sequence ATGACTAAGCGTCACGTGTCTCTCCCACCGGAGGCGGAGGAGGGAGTTACGGCCTTCATCGAACGGGTTGACGACCGACTCTCGTCGGCCGAGGACACGTGTGACGTCGTCCGCGACACGCTCGTGGACCTGTTCGGCGACCGCGACGCCTACGAGCGGTGGCAAGCCGGCGGCGACGTGACGCCCGCAGAGCGCGTGCGCCTGCAGGGGTACGACCCGTGCAACGCGACGCTGGAGTCGGAGTACTACGCCGAGAAAGACGAACAGCAGTACAAACGCTCCAAACACCTCCAGTGGCTGTGGCGGCAGTTCGACGACACGCCGATGGCCGACAACATCGCGTTCGCGCTTCAGTTCCGGCAGATGCTCGCGAACCACCTGTTCGCCGACGCCGGCGACAACCTCCGCCTGTTCAAGGGCATCACGTTCACCTACGGCCACAACATCGAAATCGGCGATAACACGGTCGTCCACGACGACGTCCACCTCGACGACCGCGGGAAACTCACCATCGGCGACCGCGTCTCAATCTCCGACTCCGCGCACATCTACAGCCACGACCACGACGTGGTCGACCAGACGCACGTCGACAACTACCACACCATCGTCGACGACGACGCCCGCGTCACCTACGACTCGATGATTCGCGCGGGGTGCCGCGTCGGCAAGAACGCCATCGTCGGCGCGAAGTCCATCGTGCAGGGCGACGTGCCCGACCACCACATCGCCGTCGGGTCGCCCGCACGCACGGTCCGGGTGAAACCGGGGTGGGAGTCGGTCGCGGACCCGAAGGAGGACAAACTGACCAACCGCGCCGAGGAGCGACGCATCGAGTACGACCTCCCCGACGACATCGACGTGTTCGACGAGTTCCAGCGTGACCTGACGCCGCCAGATGGCGTCGACGCGCCCGGGTCGGACAACTGA
- a CDS encoding putative sulfate/molybdate transporter: MSLSERFSSTDGLRLDLGELTGAIGDSVTVLPIVVGLAALTPVSLPHALIWFGVFQVVWGVAYGLPLSVEPMKALAGLALAGTLAYGEFLAAGLLAGVVLLVFAATGSLSRIQRHVREPVIRGIQLAVALLLARAGFDLGVADPTLALGAAAVAGVVAVAGYRRGAALAVLGVGLALALLETGVPAASLPAFGLFPTGVPSLTAGALSASTGQLAMTVGNAAVATSLLLSDLFDADISADRLSGSMGVMSLTAVPLGGLPMCHGSGGLAGKHAFGARTGGANLVLGGLYLAAVPFAGVVAAFPMPVLGVLLIVVAVHLGRRAVAVSGRRALAVVAFVGVVGLAWNVGAAFLLGVVADAGLRRVAGATN; encoded by the coding sequence GTGTCGCTATCCGAACGATTCAGCTCTACCGACGGCCTTCGGCTCGACCTCGGTGAGCTGACCGGCGCGATAGGGGATTCGGTTACGGTCCTCCCGATCGTCGTCGGGCTGGCGGCGCTCACTCCCGTCTCGCTTCCGCACGCGCTGATCTGGTTCGGCGTCTTTCAGGTGGTGTGGGGCGTCGCCTACGGACTTCCGCTCTCGGTCGAGCCGATGAAGGCGCTCGCTGGACTGGCGCTGGCGGGGACGCTCGCGTACGGCGAGTTCCTCGCGGCGGGCCTGCTCGCGGGCGTCGTTCTCCTCGTGTTCGCGGCGACTGGGTCGCTCTCGCGGATCCAGCGACACGTCCGCGAGCCAGTGATCCGCGGCATCCAACTGGCGGTCGCGCTGTTGTTGGCGCGGGCCGGGTTCGATCTGGGTGTCGCCGACCCGACGCTCGCGCTCGGAGCCGCCGCCGTCGCGGGCGTCGTCGCCGTCGCGGGCTACCGCCGGGGCGCGGCGCTGGCTGTCCTCGGGGTCGGACTGGCGCTCGCCCTGCTCGAAACCGGCGTCCCGGCGGCGTCGCTTCCGGCGTTCGGCCTGTTCCCGACGGGCGTCCCGTCTCTCACGGCGGGGGCGCTATCGGCATCAACGGGCCAACTCGCGATGACCGTCGGGAACGCCGCGGTCGCGACGAGCCTCCTCTTGTCCGACCTGTTCGATGCCGACATCTCCGCCGACCGTCTCTCGGGGAGTATGGGTGTGATGAGTCTGACCGCGGTGCCGCTGGGCGGCCTCCCGATGTGTCACGGTTCGGGTGGTCTCGCGGGGAAACACGCCTTCGGCGCGCGTACCGGCGGCGCGAACCTCGTCCTCGGGGGCCTCTACCTCGCAGCCGTCCCGTTCGCAGGCGTCGTCGCCGCGTTCCCGATGCCTGTCCTCGGCGTCCTCCTCATCGTCGTCGCGGTCCACCTCGGTCGCCGCGCGGTCGCCGTCTCCGGCCGGCGGGCGCTCGCGGTCGTCGCCTTCGTCGGTGTGGTCGGCCTCGCGTGGAACGTCGGCGCGGCGTTCCTCCTCGGCGTCGTCGCCGACGCGGGGCTTCGACGGGTCGCGGGCGCGACGAACTGA
- a CDS encoding ABC transporter permease, with the protein MATGTDSGVRFGRLGRAPLVVAFGAIQLLAFAVAYTTGAPTLYAYFVVGSVAVAAYAFDGSRFTVAAATLASILVVALGLPLALFVARQQPALIAEKALDPDVHRVLYLGVYGPLLAAIASLAFGVPLARLLADGFRGQQVVESLVDLPLVVPHSVAGIIILFGFGRGGAFPNVSVLGTMTGMVLAMTFVSAPYAVNASREAFESIDDRLEYASRIHGASRFETFRRVTGPLAVRGMVTGGVLAWARAVSEFGAVAVVAYSVQFFYPPAGGRVTAQHAPVFVYNTYLQGGLEESGAVAFLLLAVSAVIFLIVRYLTADSTTTGGVV; encoded by the coding sequence ATGGCGACCGGAACTGACAGCGGCGTCCGGTTCGGGCGACTCGGGCGAGCGCCGCTCGTGGTCGCGTTCGGGGCGATCCAACTGCTGGCGTTCGCAGTCGCGTACACCACGGGCGCGCCGACGCTGTACGCCTACTTCGTCGTCGGGAGCGTCGCCGTCGCCGCCTACGCCTTCGACGGTAGCAGGTTCACCGTCGCCGCGGCGACGCTCGCGAGCATCCTCGTCGTCGCGCTCGGCCTCCCGCTGGCGCTGTTCGTCGCTCGCCAACAGCCGGCGCTGATCGCCGAGAAGGCGCTGGACCCCGACGTGCACCGCGTCCTCTATCTCGGCGTGTACGGGCCACTCTTGGCGGCTATCGCCAGCCTCGCGTTCGGCGTTCCCCTCGCACGCCTCCTCGCCGACGGCTTCCGCGGCCAGCAAGTGGTCGAGAGCCTCGTCGACCTGCCCCTCGTCGTCCCCCACAGTGTCGCGGGCATCATCATCCTGTTCGGCTTCGGGCGCGGCGGCGCGTTCCCGAACGTCTCCGTGCTGGGGACGATGACCGGGATGGTGCTCGCGATGACGTTCGTCTCCGCACCGTACGCCGTCAACGCCAGCCGCGAGGCGTTCGAGTCCATCGACGACCGTCTGGAGTACGCTTCACGGATTCACGGCGCCTCGCGCTTCGAGACGTTCCGCCGCGTGACCGGGCCGCTCGCCGTTCGCGGGATGGTCACCGGGGGCGTCCTCGCGTGGGCACGCGCCGTCTCCGAGTTCGGTGCGGTCGCCGTCGTCGCCTACTCGGTGCAGTTCTTCTACCCGCCTGCGGGCGGCCGCGTCACTGCCCAGCACGCACCCGTCTTCGTCTACAACACGTACCTGCAGGGCGGCCTCGAAGAGAGCGGCGCGGTGGCGTTCCTCCTCCTCGCAGTTTCGGCGGTCATCTTCCTCATCGTCCGCTATCTCACCGCCGACTCGACGACGACCGGGGGTGTCGTCTGA
- a CDS encoding potassium channel family protein codes for MMIVIVGYGRVGARTARVLDEEGHEVVVIDNDHTKVERASDAGLTVIEGNGSNPDRLREAGVADADAVGAITGDPKLNFEICMEAREMSDCRTVMRISEDFHQEIYDEFEAAVDEIIYPERLGAAGAKTAMLGGNFNAIGELTERLQIFTLTVDDDAPILGDRVNDLSIEGGRVYAHGRERESLTIPLPGTTVAAGDRLAVLAETDRVTDVRTTLLGDA; via the coding sequence ATGATGATCGTCATCGTTGGGTACGGCCGTGTCGGTGCCCGAACGGCGAGAGTCCTCGACGAGGAGGGCCACGAAGTGGTCGTTATCGACAACGACCACACCAAAGTCGAACGCGCCAGCGACGCCGGACTGACCGTGATCGAGGGGAACGGCTCGAATCCCGACCGACTGCGCGAGGCCGGCGTCGCTGACGCCGACGCGGTCGGCGCGATCACCGGCGATCCGAAACTGAACTTCGAGATCTGTATGGAGGCGAGGGAGATGTCCGACTGTCGGACGGTGATGCGCATCTCGGAGGACTTCCACCAGGAGATATACGACGAGTTCGAAGCGGCCGTCGACGAGATTATCTACCCCGAACGACTCGGCGCGGCGGGCGCGAAGACGGCGATGCTCGGCGGCAACTTCAACGCCATCGGCGAACTCACGGAGCGACTCCAGATATTCACCCTCACCGTCGACGACGACGCGCCCATCCTCGGCGACCGCGTCAACGACCTCTCCATCGAAGGCGGTCGCGTGTACGCACACGGTCGGGAACGCGAGTCGCTGACGATCCCACTCCCCGGAACGACCGTCGCTGCGGGCGACCGACTGGCCGTTCTCGCGGAGACAGACCGCGTGACAGACGTGCGGACGACGCTCTTGGGCGACGCCTGA